One window from the genome of Pararhizobium gei encodes:
- the gmk gene encoding guanylate kinase has product MSPVAKPSKSIQRRGLMLVISSPSGAGKSTIARNLLEADPQMSISVSVTTRKRRPSEIDGRHYYFKSIREFEGLRQTDALLESAEVHGNFYGTPRDAVETAMSEGRDMLFDIDWQGAQQLQEKMGGDIVSIFILPPSMAELQSRLHRRAEDTEDVIQTRLANSRSEIEHWVEYDYIVVNEDLDSAFASVQAIVEAERLRRDRRPGLFEFVSGLLTETPKL; this is encoded by the coding sequence ATGAGCCCTGTCGCAAAACCGTCCAAGTCCATTCAACGCCGTGGACTGATGCTGGTGATTTCATCGCCGTCCGGCGCGGGGAAATCGACGATTGCCCGAAATCTGCTGGAAGCCGATCCGCAGATGAGCATCTCTGTCAGCGTGACGACGCGCAAGCGTCGCCCGAGCGAGATCGATGGCCGTCACTATTATTTCAAGTCCATCCGCGAATTCGAGGGGCTCCGCCAGACCGACGCGCTTCTGGAATCGGCGGAGGTGCATGGCAATTTTTACGGAACACCGCGCGATGCCGTGGAAACCGCCATGTCGGAAGGCCGCGACATGCTGTTCGACATCGACTGGCAGGGCGCCCAGCAGCTTCAGGAAAAGATGGGCGGCGACATTGTCTCGATCTTCATTCTGCCGCCCTCCATGGCCGAACTCCAGTCGCGCCTGCACCGCCGTGCCGAAGATACCGAGGACGTCATCCAGACCCGGCTTGCCAATTCGCGCTCCGAGATCGAACACTGGGTGGAGTATGACTATATCGTCGTGAACGAGGATCTCGACAGCGCCTTCGCCTCCGTTCAGGCCATTGTCGAAGCCGAACGCCTGCGCCGCGACCGGCGGCCTGGCCTGTTCGAATTCGTCAGCGGTCTGCTCACGGAAACGCCGAAGCTTTGA
- a CDS encoding acyl carrier protein: protein MSDVAERVKKIVIDHLGVDAEKVSEGASFIDDLGADSLDTVELVMAFEEEFGVEIPDDAADSILTVGDAVKFIEKAQA from the coding sequence ATGAGCGACGTAGCAGAACGCGTAAAGAAAATTGTTATCGATCATCTTGGCGTCGATGCCGAAAAGGTTTCGGAAGGCGCCAGCTTCATCGACGATCTGGGCGCGGACTCGCTCGACACGGTCGAACTTGTCATGGCATTTGAAGAAGAGTTCGGCGTCGAAATCCCTGACGATGCAGCAGACTCGATTCTGACGGTCGGCGATGCAGTCAAGTTTATCGAGAAGGCACAGGCCTGA
- the fabF gene encoding beta-ketoacyl-ACP synthase II translates to MRRVVITGTGMVSPLGCGTEVTWSRLIAGENGARRVTEFEVEDLPAKIACRIPFGDGSNGTFNVDDWMEPKEQRKVDPFIVYAMAGADMALADAGWHPKSVEDQIATGVLIGSGIGGLEGIVDGGITLRDKGPRRVSPFFIPGRLINLASGQVSIRHKLRGPNHSVVTACSTGAHAIGDAARLIIFGDADVMVAGGTESPISRIALAGFAACKALSTQHNDDPQKASRPYDADRDGFVMGEGAGIVVLEELEHAKARGAKIYAEVVGYGLSGDAFHITAPAEDGDGAYRCMQMALKRAGLAASDIDYINAHGTSTMADTIELRAVERVMGEHAANVSMSSTKSAIGHLLGAAGAVEAIFCALAIRDGVAPPTLNLDNPSVETKIDLVPHVARKREINVALSNSFGFGGTNASLVLRRYA, encoded by the coding sequence ATGAGACGTGTCGTTATCACCGGTACCGGCATGGTATCTCCTCTGGGCTGCGGAACCGAAGTCACCTGGTCGCGGCTGATTGCGGGAGAAAACGGCGCTCGCAGGGTAACGGAATTCGAAGTCGAGGATCTCCCCGCAAAGATCGCATGCCGCATCCCCTTCGGCGACGGCAGCAACGGCACGTTCAATGTCGATGACTGGATGGAGCCGAAGGAACAGCGCAAGGTCGATCCTTTTATCGTCTATGCTATGGCGGGCGCCGACATGGCGCTTGCGGATGCAGGCTGGCATCCGAAATCCGTCGAAGATCAGATTGCAACAGGTGTCCTGATCGGTTCCGGGATCGGTGGTCTCGAGGGCATTGTCGATGGCGGCATCACGCTTCGCGACAAAGGTCCGCGGCGCGTCTCGCCATTCTTCATTCCCGGGCGGCTCATTAATCTCGCATCAGGTCAGGTCTCTATCCGTCACAAGCTGCGCGGCCCGAACCATTCGGTCGTTACCGCCTGTTCGACCGGCGCGCATGCGATCGGCGACGCGGCCCGCCTGATCATCTTTGGCGATGCCGATGTCATGGTTGCCGGCGGCACGGAATCGCCGATTTCGCGCATTGCCCTGGCCGGTTTCGCCGCCTGCAAGGCCCTCTCCACGCAGCACAATGACGATCCGCAAAAAGCCTCCCGTCCTTATGACGCGGACCGGGATGGTTTCGTCATGGGCGAGGGAGCGGGCATCGTGGTTCTCGAAGAACTGGAACATGCCAAGGCTCGTGGCGCGAAAATCTACGCCGAAGTGGTCGGCTACGGCCTGTCGGGTGACGCATTCCATATCACGGCGCCCGCAGAGGATGGCGATGGCGCCTATCGCTGTATGCAGATGGCGCTGAAGCGCGCCGGTCTGGCAGCGTCCGATATCGATTACATCAATGCCCACGGTACCTCCACCATGGCCGACACGATCGAGCTTCGAGCCGTCGAGCGCGTGATGGGCGAACATGCGGCCAACGTGTCGATGTCATCGACAAAATCTGCAATCGGTCATCTTCTGGGTGCCGCCGGGGCGGTGGAAGCGATCTTCTGCGCTTTGGCGATCCGCGACGGGGTGGCTCCGCCAACGCTCAATCTGGATAACCCCTCTGTGGAAACCAAAATCGATCTTGTGCCGCATGTCGCCCGTAAGCGCGAAATCAATGTGGCCCTGTCGAATTCCTTCGGCTTCGGCGGTACGAACGCCTCCCTCGTTCTTCGCCGCTATGCCTGA
- the mltG gene encoding endolytic transglycosylase MltG has translation MLVNDANEKGAGAFGRGEAGNGPIIPKSANEALRPEKVPQPPRRSRKAKSQVVIFLNFVMTVVVCLTVAAAATVYYAMTAYEAEGPLTANKNFIVRNGAGIQEIAGSLERNGVVSDGRVFRFMSEAYLDDDTLKAGEYEIKAGASMQEVMQLLKSGKSILYSVSLPEGLTVKQMFNKLRSDPVLEGELTTELPAEGTLRPDTYKFSRGTKRAEIVAQMAAAQKALVDQIWERRNPDLPISSRDEFVTLASIVEKETGIADERSRVASVFINRLEKNMRLQSDPTIIYGIFGGDGKPADRPILRSDLDKQTPYNTYLIKGLPPTPIANPGRAALEAVANPSRTSDLYFVADGTGGHVFAATLDEHNNNVRRWRKLEAEKAAAGAAKTTEPAPVQE, from the coding sequence ATGCTCGTGAACGACGCAAATGAAAAAGGTGCAGGCGCATTCGGCCGCGGCGAGGCCGGAAACGGCCCCATTATCCCGAAATCGGCGAACGAAGCGCTGCGTCCTGAAAAGGTGCCCCAGCCGCCAAGGCGCTCGCGCAAGGCCAAAAGCCAGGTTGTCATCTTTCTGAACTTCGTCATGACCGTCGTCGTTTGTCTTACGGTCGCTGCGGCGGCGACTGTGTACTATGCCATGACGGCTTACGAGGCCGAAGGCCCGCTGACGGCGAACAAGAATTTCATCGTGCGCAATGGTGCCGGCATCCAGGAGATCGCCGGCAGCCTCGAGCGGAATGGCGTCGTTTCCGATGGCCGCGTATTCCGCTTCATGTCGGAAGCCTATCTGGACGATGACACGCTGAAGGCCGGCGAATACGAGATCAAGGCCGGCGCCTCGATGCAGGAGGTCATGCAGCTTCTGAAGTCCGGGAAATCCATTCTCTATTCGGTGTCTTTGCCGGAGGGTCTCACCGTCAAGCAGATGTTCAACAAGCTGCGCAGCGATCCGGTCCTGGAGGGCGAACTGACGACCGAACTGCCGGCGGAAGGCACGCTTCGTCCCGATACCTATAAATTCTCGCGCGGCACCAAGCGGGCGGAAATCGTTGCCCAGATGGCTGCCGCGCAGAAGGCGCTGGTCGATCAGATCTGGGAGCGCCGGAATCCCGACTTGCCGATTTCCAGTCGCGACGAGTTTGTGACCCTTGCCTCCATCGTCGAGAAGGAAACGGGCATCGCCGACGAGCGGTCGCGGGTGGCGTCGGTCTTCATCAACCGGCTTGAAAAGAACATGCGTCTGCAGTCCGATCCGACCATCATCTACGGCATTTTCGGCGGCGACGGAAAGCCCGCGGACCGGCCGATCCTGAGGTCCGATCTCGACAAGCAGACGCCTTATAATACCTATCTGATCAAGGGACTGCCGCCGACGCCGATTGCCAATCCCGGTCGCGCAGCACTTGAAGCCGTGGCCAATCCGTCACGCACGTCCGATCTCTATTTCGTGGCCGACGGTACCGGCGGGCATGTCTTTGCCGCGACCCTGGACGAGCACAACAACAATGTCCGGCGCTGGCGCAAGCTTGAGGCCGAGAAGGCAGCCGCCGGAGCGGCAAAGACCACGGAACCGGCACCCGTTCAGGAATAG
- the rsmA gene encoding 16S rRNA (adenine(1518)-N(6)/adenine(1519)-N(6))-dimethyltransferase RsmA, whose translation MAAIDGLPPLRDVIQRHGLDARKALGQNFLLDLNLTQKIARTAGPLEDVTVIEVGPGPGGLTRAILSLGAKKLIAIERDARCLPALAEISDHYPGRLTVIEGDALKIDLEDLGIDGSVRIIANLPYNVGTQLLINWLLPKAWPPFYLSMTLMFQREVGLRIVATADDDHYGRLGVLCGWRTHARMAFDVPPQAFSPPPKVTSSVVHLEPIENPIPCSAAALEKVTMAAFGQRRKMLRQSVKSLGGEVLLAKAGIDPQRRAETLTVDEFCRLANGL comes from the coding sequence ATGGCTGCGATCGACGGCCTGCCGCCACTCCGCGACGTCATCCAGCGCCATGGTCTCGATGCAAGGAAAGCCCTTGGCCAGAATTTCCTGCTCGACCTCAACCTCACACAGAAGATCGCCCGCACGGCCGGCCCGCTGGAGGATGTGACGGTGATCGAGGTCGGCCCCGGTCCCGGCGGCCTGACGCGGGCCATCCTGTCGCTCGGGGCAAAAAAGCTCATCGCCATAGAGCGGGATGCGCGCTGCCTGCCGGCGCTGGCTGAAATTTCCGATCATTATCCCGGCCGGCTCACGGTGATCGAAGGCGATGCCCTCAAGATCGACCTCGAAGACCTTGGCATTGATGGCTCGGTCAGGATCATCGCCAACCTCCCCTACAATGTCGGCACACAGCTTCTCATCAACTGGCTGCTGCCCAAAGCATGGCCGCCTTTCTACCTGTCGATGACGCTGATGTTCCAGCGCGAGGTGGGTTTGCGGATCGTCGCCACAGCCGACGACGACCATTATGGACGCCTTGGCGTGCTCTGCGGCTGGCGAACCCATGCCCGCATGGCCTTCGACGTGCCGCCGCAGGCCTTTTCGCCGCCGCCCAAGGTGACGTCGTCCGTGGTCCATCTGGAACCGATCGAAAATCCTATCCCCTGCTCTGCAGCAGCCTTGGAAAAAGTGACGATGGCCGCGTTTGGTCAACGCCGCAAGATGCTGCGCCAGAGCGTCAAGTCGCTTGGCGGGGAGGTCTTACTCGCCAAGGCCGGGATAGATCCGCAAAGGCGGGCCGAAACGCTGACGGTGGACGAATTCTGCCGGCTGGCGAACGGTCTCTGA
- the pdxA gene encoding 4-hydroxythreonine-4-phosphate dehydrogenase PdxA, whose amino-acid sequence MTSISNRPLVLSMGDPAGIGLDISLSAWVHRKAWETPPFLLIGDPRALAQRAAHLRLDIHISEADCAGALSCFATAFPVLPIACISPVHPGEPDSANASAVTGAIEKAVELAMDGSASAVVTNPIAKSVLYDAGFLFPGHTEFLADLGERATDKTLLPVMMLAGPKLKAVPVTIHIPLKDVPGQLTPDLIYRTCIVTVKDLKQRFGLASPRIAVAGLNPHAGENGALGLEDDAVIRPVIERLKAEGINITGPLPADTMFHDRARETYDAAICMYHDQALIPAKALGFDDSVNVTLGLPFIRTSPDHGTAFSLAGKGVARADSLMAALRMAQTLADNSMKASG is encoded by the coding sequence ATGACATCAATAAGCAACAGGCCGCTCGTTCTCAGCATGGGCGATCCGGCAGGGATTGGCCTCGATATCAGTCTCTCGGCCTGGGTTCACCGGAAGGCGTGGGAAACTCCGCCTTTTCTCCTGATCGGCGACCCCAGGGCGCTTGCCCAGCGAGCGGCGCATTTGAGGCTCGACATCCATATTTCAGAAGCCGATTGCGCGGGCGCTCTTTCCTGCTTCGCCACCGCTTTTCCGGTGCTGCCGATTGCCTGTATCAGTCCAGTTCACCCCGGTGAGCCCGATTCAGCCAATGCTTCGGCGGTCACGGGCGCGATCGAAAAGGCTGTGGAGCTTGCGATGGATGGCAGTGCTTCTGCCGTGGTCACCAATCCGATCGCAAAATCCGTCCTCTACGATGCCGGTTTTCTATTTCCGGGCCATACCGAGTTCCTCGCCGATCTTGGCGAGCGCGCCACTGACAAAACGTTGCTGCCCGTCATGATGCTGGCAGGTCCCAAGCTGAAGGCTGTCCCGGTGACGATCCATATCCCGCTGAAGGACGTTCCCGGACAATTGACGCCGGACCTGATCTACCGAACCTGTATCGTCACTGTGAAGGATCTCAAACAGCGCTTCGGGCTTGCCTCGCCCCGAATCGCCGTGGCTGGCCTGAACCCTCATGCGGGCGAAAACGGCGCGTTGGGTCTCGAGGATGACGCCGTCATCCGGCCGGTTATCGAACGTCTGAAAGCCGAGGGCATCAATATAACAGGCCCCCTGCCCGCCGACACCATGTTTCATGATCGCGCTCGCGAAACCTATGATGCGGCGATCTGCATGTATCATGATCAGGCCTTGATCCCCGCCAAGGCGCTGGGTTTCGACGACAGCGTCAACGTCACGCTCGGCCTGCCCTTCATCCGGACATCACCGGACCATGGCACGGCGTTCAGCCTGGCTGGAAAGGGCGTGGCCCGCGCCGACAGCCTGATGGCGGCTTTGCGCATGGCGCAGACCCTTGCGGACAACAGCATGAAAGCGAGCGGTTGA
- the fabG gene encoding 3-oxoacyl-[acyl-carrier-protein] reductase, whose translation MFDLSGRKALVTGASGGIGEEIARMLHAQGAIVGLHGTRVEKLEALGNDLGERVHLFPADLSDRAAVKALGEKAEGDLGGVDILVNNAGITKDGLFVRMSDADWDAVLEVNLTSVFRLTRELTHPMMRRRHGRIINITSIVGVTGNPGQANYCASKAGMIGFSKSLAQEIATRNVTVNCVAPGFIESAMTGKLNDKQKDAIMGAIPMRRMGTGAEIAAAVAYLASNEAGYVTGQTLHVNGGMAMI comes from the coding sequence ATGTTCGATCTGTCTGGCCGCAAGGCTCTCGTGACCGGCGCGTCCGGCGGCATCGGCGAAGAGATCGCTCGCATGCTGCACGCTCAGGGCGCCATCGTCGGTCTGCATGGAACACGTGTGGAAAAGCTGGAAGCGCTTGGCAATGATCTCGGCGAGCGCGTCCATCTCTTTCCCGCCGATCTTTCCGATCGCGCCGCCGTCAAGGCGCTCGGCGAGAAGGCCGAAGGCGATCTGGGCGGCGTCGATATTCTCGTCAACAATGCCGGCATTACCAAGGACGGACTGTTCGTGCGTATGAGCGACGCGGACTGGGACGCGGTGCTGGAGGTCAATCTCACCTCGGTTTTCCGCCTGACGCGCGAGTTGACGCACCCCATGATGCGCCGTCGCCACGGCCGCATCATCAACATCACTTCGATCGTCGGCGTCACCGGCAATCCGGGCCAGGCCAACTATTGCGCGTCGAAAGCCGGCATGATCGGCTTTTCAAAGTCGCTCGCCCAGGAAATCGCCACCCGCAACGTCACCGTCAATTGCGTCGCGCCCGGCTTCATCGAAAGCGCCATGACCGGCAAGCTGAACGACAAGCAGAAGGATGCGATCATGGGCGCCATCCCGATGAGGCGCATGGGCACCGGGGCGGAAATCGCTGCGGCCGTCGCTTATCTCGCGTCCAACGAGGCCGGCTACGTCACGGGCCAGACGCTGCATGTCAATGGCGGTATGGCAATGATCTAG
- a CDS encoding YicC/YloC family endoribonuclease has translation MQLQSMTGFARREGSSGRYRWAWELRSVNGKGLDLRLRLPPGTEYLEAEARQLATERFSRGNMQIGLTVSASNAGVEAVVNQNAIDAVLSLRERLRDVIDPAPLRLDTLLSIRGVVDFREPEEKEGERAARDADLLGGLQLALADMTAMRMQEGSALCRIFLDQIETIETLARQIEADPSRSPPAIAARLSNQVSLILDGGSVIDQDRLYGEVALLAAKADIREEIDRLRSHVAAARDLLARGGPVGRKLDFLSQEFNREANTICSKSNSAAVTAAGVELKVVIDQFREQVQNLE, from the coding sequence ATGCAGTTGCAATCCATGACCGGATTTGCTCGCCGCGAAGGCTCCTCCGGGCGCTATCGCTGGGCTTGGGAACTGCGCTCGGTCAACGGCAAGGGGCTTGACCTGAGGTTGCGGTTGCCACCCGGCACCGAGTATCTGGAAGCGGAAGCGCGCCAGTTGGCAACGGAGCGCTTTTCCCGCGGCAATATGCAGATCGGTCTGACGGTCAGCGCCAGTAACGCCGGGGTCGAGGCGGTGGTGAACCAGAATGCAATTGATGCCGTTCTGTCCCTGCGCGAACGGTTGCGCGACGTCATCGACCCCGCCCCGCTTCGTCTCGACACGTTGCTGTCGATCCGCGGTGTCGTCGATTTCCGCGAGCCCGAGGAGAAGGAGGGCGAACGCGCCGCGCGCGACGCCGATCTCTTGGGCGGACTGCAACTGGCCCTTGCCGACATGACCGCGATGCGGATGCAGGAAGGCTCGGCGCTGTGCCGGATCTTTCTCGATCAGATCGAGACCATCGAGACGCTGGCCCGCCAGATCGAAGCCGATCCTTCGAGAAGCCCGCCGGCGATTGCCGCCCGCCTGTCCAATCAGGTCTCCCTGATCCTCGACGGCGGCAGTGTCATCGATCAGGACCGCCTTTACGGCGAAGTGGCCCTTCTGGCTGCCAAGGCCGATATCCGCGAGGAAATAGACCGGCTGCGAAGCCACGTAGCCGCCGCGCGCGATCTTCTTGCCAGGGGAGGGCCGGTCGGGCGAAAACTCGATTTCCTGTCCCAGGAATTTAACCGTGAAGCCAATACAATCTGTTCGAAATCAAACTCCGCTGCCGTGACGGCCGCGGGCGTCGAACTGAAAGTCGTGATCGACCAGTTCCGCGAGCAGGTCCAAAATCTGGAGTGA
- a CDS encoding peptidylprolyl isomerase yields MGGKYSVMRSISAMALAFGLALAVAPSPVLAASKVVVVVNGLPVTSGDIARRAAFMRLQRQPGGEAAARQQIIDEVLKRAEILRIGASVSTTDVDAAVNRFATGNKLTVEQLAQVLDRAGVGLDHFKQYVAVSMSWPRVVSARYGGRSGGRLSNEELVRRMQENGGNKPVTTEYFLQQIIFVIPESKRKSITGKRQAEANASRSQYPGCEQAKVFAATMRDVSVRSLGRMMLQEIPSDWKPLVEKAGEGNTTATRVTEKGVEYLGICKKRQVSDDLAAEVVFRAEDLGKKSDGDDPNSKRFIEELRAKAQITEK; encoded by the coding sequence ATGGGCGGGAAATATTCGGTCATGCGTTCGATTTCGGCGATGGCGCTCGCCTTTGGTCTCGCGCTGGCCGTTGCGCCGTCGCCAGTTCTGGCGGCGAGCAAGGTCGTGGTCGTTGTGAACGGACTGCCTGTTACCTCGGGAGACATCGCCAGGCGCGCTGCGTTTATGCGCCTGCAAAGGCAACCCGGCGGCGAAGCCGCCGCGCGTCAACAGATCATCGACGAGGTTTTGAAACGGGCAGAAATTCTGCGCATCGGCGCATCCGTCAGCACGACAGACGTCGATGCAGCCGTCAACCGTTTCGCAACCGGCAACAAGCTGACGGTGGAACAGTTGGCGCAGGTCCTCGACAGGGCCGGCGTGGGCCTCGATCATTTCAAGCAATATGTGGCGGTCTCCATGAGCTGGCCCCGGGTTGTCAGCGCCCGCTACGGCGGCAGAAGCGGCGGGCGGCTTTCGAACGAGGAACTCGTTCGCCGCATGCAGGAGAACGGCGGCAACAAGCCGGTGACGACCGAATATTTCCTGCAACAGATCATTTTCGTCATTCCGGAATCCAAGCGGAAGTCGATCACCGGCAAGCGCCAGGCGGAAGCGAACGCCTCGCGCTCGCAATATCCGGGTTGCGAACAAGCAAAGGTTTTTGCCGCCACGATGCGCGACGTATCCGTCCGTAGTCTCGGCCGGATGATGCTGCAGGAAATCCCTTCTGACTGGAAGCCTCTGGTTGAAAAGGCCGGCGAGGGCAATACCACGGCGACCCGTGTTACCGAGAAGGGCGTCGAATATCTGGGCATCTGCAAGAAGAGGCAGGTTTCCGACGATCTTGCTGCCGAAGTGGTCTTCCGCGCCGAGGATCTCGGCAAGAAGTCCGATGGTGACGATCCGAACAGCAAGCGCTTCATCGAAGAACTGCGCGCGAAGGCGCAGATCACCGAAAAGTAA
- a CDS encoding LPS-assembly protein LptD yields the protein MAVANRKHIRLLTAILLSGVAFQALNPAAPAWAQENNLGSLQPNMPEDAKMLLSANELVYNKDAERVIVRGAVQINYGGYQMVAQQVEYSQKTGRIVATGEIELIEPGGNRVYADKMDVTDNFADGFIETMRLETTDLTKLAAVTAERRNGEEMILNNAVYTACTPCATNPNHRSLWHLKAQRIVQNGRTHTVRMENAKFELFGKPILYLPVLEVPDHTVKRKSGFLFPKFKYTQKLGAGVSIPYYWAISPYMDATMTVTGLTRQGFLLEGEFRQRFENGEHVLRMAGISQLDRESFTGNTVDAEETNRGMIASAAKFEINPRWTFGWDVLIQSDSNFAKTYELSSFDGTTYTNQAYLTGLGKRNYFDLRAFYFDIQDADPESLAENKQAKAQVLDYSYTAPSPVLGGELTADVNLTNINRNREDEFEINLPGEDVYRYRGLDGTYHRLTADVEWKRNFIVPGGLSLTPIFAARGDAIGTSMSDPSNYTGNYYDGDGATRGMLTAGIDARYPFLLTTANSSHIIEPIAQIFARPDERYAGGLPNEDAQSFVFDATTLFDRDKFSGYDRIEGGSRANLGVRYTGALGNGYALRAIAGQSFHLGGLNSFATDDLVKAGANSGLETDRSDYVGMVGIDAPSGFTASLSGRFDEQDFNMRRSDTTIGYQGILWQTALTYTSIQSQPLYGSRSDQDEVQTAAAYKFHDYWSVFGSVTYDLNSDVITRNGIGVTYDDRDTIFSLVYKQERDTDQSIANDWSIGARISFRTLGDIDVGDTDFDGLN from the coding sequence GTGGCGGTAGCAAACCGCAAACATATCAGGCTGCTCACGGCCATTCTGCTTTCAGGCGTTGCGTTTCAGGCGTTGAACCCGGCTGCTCCGGCGTGGGCGCAGGAAAACAATCTGGGTTCCCTCCAGCCGAACATGCCCGAAGACGCCAAGATGCTTCTGTCGGCCAATGAACTCGTCTATAACAAGGACGCGGAGCGCGTCATCGTGCGCGGCGCCGTTCAGATCAATTACGGCGGCTACCAGATGGTTGCCCAGCAGGTCGAATATAGCCAGAAGACCGGCCGTATCGTTGCGACTGGCGAGATCGAACTCATCGAACCGGGCGGCAACCGCGTCTATGCGGACAAGATGGACGTCACGGATAATTTCGCGGACGGCTTCATCGAGACGATGCGCCTCGAAACGACGGACTTGACGAAGCTCGCCGCCGTCACGGCCGAGCGTCGCAATGGCGAGGAAATGATCCTCAACAATGCGGTCTACACAGCTTGCACACCCTGCGCGACGAACCCGAACCACCGTTCGCTCTGGCATCTGAAAGCGCAGCGGATCGTACAGAACGGCAGAACGCATACGGTGCGCATGGAGAATGCGAAGTTCGAGTTGTTCGGCAAGCCGATCCTTTATCTTCCCGTCCTTGAAGTGCCGGACCACACGGTCAAACGCAAGAGCGGCTTCCTGTTTCCGAAATTCAAATATACCCAGAAGCTCGGCGCCGGCGTCAGCATCCCTTATTATTGGGCTATCTCGCCGTATATGGATGCGACGATGACGGTGACCGGCCTGACGCGGCAGGGGTTTCTTCTGGAAGGCGAGTTCCGTCAGCGGTTCGAAAACGGCGAACATGTGCTGCGAATGGCCGGTATAAGCCAGCTGGATCGCGAAAGCTTCACCGGCAATACTGTCGACGCAGAGGAAACCAATCGAGGCATGATTGCCTCTGCCGCGAAATTCGAGATCAACCCGCGCTGGACCTTCGGCTGGGATGTCCTCATCCAGAGCGACAGCAATTTCGCCAAGACTTACGAACTGTCGTCTTTCGACGGCACGACCTATACGAACCAAGCCTATCTGACCGGACTTGGAAAGCGCAATTATTTCGACCTGCGCGCTTTCTATTTCGATATTCAGGATGCGGATCCTGAAAGTCTTGCCGAAAACAAGCAGGCAAAGGCTCAGGTTCTCGATTATTCCTACACCGCGCCATCGCCGGTGCTCGGCGGAGAACTGACTGCGGATGTCAACCTGACGAACATCAACCGAAACCGCGAGGACGAATTTGAGATCAACCTTCCGGGCGAGGATGTCTATCGGTATCGCGGCCTGGACGGCACTTACCACCGGCTGACGGCTGACGTAGAATGGAAGCGCAACTTTATCGTTCCGGGCGGTCTGTCCCTGACGCCGATCTTTGCTGCACGGGGCGACGCGATCGGAACCTCGATGAGCGATCCGAGCAATTATACCGGCAATTATTATGACGGTGATGGGGCGACGCGGGGCATGCTGACCGCCGGCATCGATGCGCGCTATCCTTTTCTTCTGACGACAGCCAACAGCAGTCACATCATCGAACCGATCGCCCAGATTTTCGCCCGGCCAGACGAACGCTATGCCGGCGGCCTGCCGAACGAGGATGCGCAAAGCTTCGTTTTCGATGCGACGACCCTGTTCGACCGCGACAAGTTTTCGGGCTACGACCGGATCGAGGGTGGCTCCCGGGCCAATCTCGGCGTCCGGTATACCGGCGCGCTCGGCAACGGCTATGCCTTGCGGGCTATTGCCGGACAATCCTTTCACCTGGGTGGCCTGAATTCCTTCGCGACCGACGATCTCGTCAAGGCCGGTGCGAATTCCGGACTCGAAACCGACCGATCCGATTATGTCGGGATGGTGGGCATCGACGCCCCGTCAGGGTTTACCGCGAGCCTCAGCGGCCGTTTCGACGAACAGGATTTCAACATGCGCCGGTCTGACACGACGATCGGCTATCAAGGGATCCTGTGGCAGACGGCCCTGACCTATACGAGTATCCAATCGCAGCCGCTCTACGGATCGCGCAGCGATCAGGACGAGGTCCAGACCGCCGCAGCCTATAAATTTCATGATTATTGGTCGGTTTTCGGCTCGGTCACCTATGACCTCAATAGCGATGTCATCACACGCAACGGTATTGGCGTCACCTATGACGACCGGGACACGATTTTCTCGCTTGTGTACAAGCAGGAGCGCGACACCGACCAATCGATCGCCAACGACTGGTCGATCGGGGCGCGGATCAGCTTCCGGACGCTTGGCGATATCGATGTCGGCGATACCGACTTTGATGGCTTGAATTGA